ATTCTGTCTGTTTTCTTGTATGGTCTAAAGAAAAGAGTTACTTTTGCTCAAAATATTCAGCAATGTGCAATTTGTAACCTATGACCGTATCCAAAACAAAAGCCAAGTTAGTAGATGTTGCCCGTCAGCTTTTCGCAAAGATGGGGGTAGAGAACACTACGATGAATGATATCGCTCTTGCTTCTAAAAAAGGTAGACGAACGCTTTATACCTATTTTAAAAGTAAGGATGAAATCTATCTGGCTGTTGTAGAATCGGAATTAGATATCCTGTCGGATATGATGAAGCGGGTAGCTGAGAAGAATATCTCGCCGGACGAAAAACTGTTGGAGATGATATATACCCGGTTGGATGCAGTAAAAGAAGTAGTCTATCGAAACGGAACCTTACGTGCTTATTTCTTCCGTGATATCTGGCGGGTGGAGAAAGTCCGTAAGAAATTTGATGCGAAGGAGGTACAACTCTTTAAGGCCGTTCTTTTGGAAGGACAGGCAAAGGGAGTTTTTCACATTGACGATGTGGAGATGACGGCTGACTTGATTCATTATTGTGTGAAAGGGATTGAAGTTCCTTACATCCGTGGTCATATAGGTGCACATCTGGATGAAGATACGAGAAATAAGTACGTAGCCAACATTGTGTTTGGCGCACTGCATAGAACAGAAATTTAATTAAATAACTTTTAGTATGGGATTATTAGACGGAAAAACAGCCATTGTAACCGGTGCTGCCCGCGGTATTGGTAAGGCTATCGCTCTGAAGTTTGCTGCCGAAGGTGCAAACATCGCATTTACTGACCTTGTCATTGACGAAAATGCAGAAAATACAACAAAAGAACTTGAAGCAATGGGTGTAAAAGCCAAAGGTTATGCTTCTAACGCAGCTAACTTTGAAGATACTGCAAAGGTCGTAGAAGAAATCCACAAAGACTTCGGACGTATCGATATATTGGTAAACAATGCCGGTATCACTCGCGACGGTTTGATGATGCGTATGAGCGAACAGCAGTGGGATATGGTAATCAACGTGAACCTGAAATCTGCATTTAACTTCATCCACGCTTGTACACCTGTCATGATGCGTCAGAAAGCCGGTAGCATTATCAACATGGCATCTGTCGTAGGTGTTCACGGTAATGCAGGACAGGCTAACTATGCTGCTTCCAAGGCAGGTATGATTGCATTGGCCAAGTCTATCGCACAAGAACTCGGTTCTCGTGGCATCCGTGCCAATGCTATCGCTCCGGGATTCATCCTGACAGACATGACTGCCGCTCTTTCTGACGAAGTAAGAGCAGAATGGGCAAAGAAAATTCCTTTGCGTCGTGGTGGTACTCCTGAAGATGTGGCAAACATCGCTACCTTCCTGGCTTCCGATATGTCTTCTTACGTATCAGGACAGGTGATTCAGGTAGATGGTGGTATGAACATGTAATCGAACAGAATGACTGTTGTATACGAAGACAACCATATCATTGTAGTCAACAAGACCGCTTCCGAGATTGTCCAGGCAGACAAGACGGGTGATACGCCTCTTTCGGAGACTGTGAAGCAGTACCTGAAAGAGAAATATCAGAAACCCGGCAATGTTTTCCTCGGTGTGACACACCGGCTGGACCGCCCCGTAAGCGGTCTTGTTATTTTTGCCAAAACGAGTAAGGCGCTTACGCGGCTCAATGAGATGTTCCGCGCCGGTGAGGTGAAAAAGACTTATTGGGCAGTTGTGAAGAATGCTCCGAAAGAATCAGAAGGCGAATTGGTGCATTTTCTTGTGCGCAATGAAAAGCAGAACAAGAGCTATGCATACGACAAGGAAGTGCCGAATAGTAAGAAAGCGGTTTTGGACTACCGTTTGATCGGTCGTTCGGAGAACTATTATTTACTCGAAGTTGACTTAAAAACCGGACGGCATCATCAGATTCGTTGCCAACTGGCAAAAATGGGATGTCCTATCAAAGGAGATTTGAAATACGGTTCTCCGCGTTCCAATCCGGATGGAAGTATTTGTCTGCACGCCAGGAGGGTACGGTTCGTACACCCTGTCTCGAAGGAGCTGATAGAACTGAAAGCTCCCCTTCCCGAGGGAAATTTATGGAAAGGATTTGAACTGTTTTAATCAGTACAAATCCTTTTTTTTTGCGTTGGAAATGTATCCTCTCGGTGGAGGCTGTATAGTCGGGGCGGAGCGTTCGGTGTCTGATACCAACATCGGATTTATCTCTCTACAAATGAATTAAAAAAAATACTGTCATCTGTCACATGGTAAGATATAAATAGTTGATAATATGTGAGTTCTGCTGTGATAGCAAGGCGTGACAATAGTGTGACGGTAACTGTTGCTTTCACTGTTCATAGAGAAAAGAGTAGTTTCGCTGTATGAAACTGGAAGTTTCAAGCCTTGGGAACAAAAGTTTCAAGCGTCTGAAACTAAAGTTTCTCCATGATGAAACTAAAGTTTCCCACCGGTGAAACTATGGTTTCTGTACGGCGAAACCAAAGGTTCCAATGCATGAAACTATTGGTTTTGCCGTATGAAACAGTTATTTCATGGGTAAGAGCGGGAGTGGAAACGATTGGATGCTGTTCAATAAGTCAACCTTTCCTTCATTGATAAGTCTCAGAATTAACTCTCCCAACAGTGTGTTTTGTCGGGTAGACCTAGTACAGGTAAAGCTTTTCGAGTTATTTTTGTTCTTCTCCCTCGAACACCAGTTCTACTTTTACAGGGAAATGGTCCGAGGGCGTGCGGGCTTGATAAGCTTTGATGTCGATTTCTTCCGGACAGTCCGTTGCGTCCTTCTTGCCTCCGTTTCCTCTGATACTGCGATACGTGTCTGTCAGCACACCATATCTTTTTACTTTGAAAACAGGAGAGACGAATACATGGTCGATGCGGCTTTCCGTGAAACTGTCCGGATCGAAATCATTGAATGTTCCGTTGGTTGCATAGCGGAAGTCACACTTTTCATAAGAGTCGCAAAGCACACCTTTGCTGACAAAAGCGTCATAAGACTGATGAGTCTGGTCAACGTTGAAGTCGCCGGTCAGGATAGCCGGAAGCTCTTTACCCTTACCGAGTTCCTTCATCTTGTCTTGCACGAGATAAGCACTTTCCACGCGGGCCTTCTTGCCGATATGGTCCATGTGCAGGTTGAAGAATAGAAATTCAAAGCCCGTATCTTTGCATTTGAAGTGTCCCCAACTGCAAATGCGGGGCAGGACTGCATCCCAGCCTTTACTCGGCACGTCCGGAGTCTCCGACAACCAGAAATCGCCTTTCTCTATCACATCAAATTTGTCGGTGCGGTAGAAGATAGCGGAGTGTTCCCCCTTCTCTTTGCCATCATCGCGGCCTACACCTATATAGTCATAACCGGGTAATGCTTCTTTCATGTCCTTCAGCTGGTGAATGAAACACTCCTGTGTTCCGAAAATATCGAAATCGTGGTATTGCACCATTTTGGCAATGACCGGATAACGTTGTCCCCAACCGTTTCCTTTGGCAGAATCGGAGCCGTTGGCGTTTCTGAGGTTATAGGAGGCAACGGTGATAGAGGTCGGTTGATAACTGTGGCAACCACAAAATACGACCGCAACGAGGGCAATGAGTAAAAGGCTTCTTAGCTTCATGTTTATTCAGTTAGTTTGGGTGGATAATTTATTGACTTCCAAAAGTACAATATTTTATCCAAACAAGTAAGTATGTAGGTACAAAAAAAAAGTCACCCCCGGAATAGACGAAGTAGGGGTGACTTTTTTGTAGTGTGCTTACTATTATTCAGCAGACTTTGTTCTGAGAGTTTTTGGTAAGGTTATTCCTTGACAGGCTCAGCCGGTTTGTCTTTGGATGCAGTGTCTTTGACTACTGTATCATTGACAAAAGCGGTTGGTGCACTCAGTTCTGTTTTCACAGGTTCGTCTTTTTTAGTTACAGTGTCTTTGACTACTGTATCATTAACGATAAGTGCGGCATTAACTTCTGACTGGGCTGTCGCAGCTTTTTCAGAGTTCTGAGCCTTTACAAGGAATGAACCACCACAAACAAACATAAACATTGCTACTACTAATACTAATTTTTTCATAATCGTTTGCTTTAATGATTATTAGACATATGTTTTCAATTCTCTTTTGTGTTAAGGAATCGGTTGTTGCTTTTGCATTAACGTCTAATTAAAGTTCAAAGCGTGTGCCAGAAATGCAAAGTGTGTGATAAGTGGTTGAAAAATAAATGGTTGCGAATAATAAGACAAGCTGAACTAGTGGGGAATTGTGTGTGGGGTGTGTGGAAACTGTGGCGGGGAGTGTGGAATTATTCCACACTCCCCGCCACAGTTCTTTTTCTTTTCAACGACTATTTCTTTTCATCCGGCCAGGGACAAGGTTGTCCGGTAGCCTTGAAAGTTGGTCGCTGTGCATCTACTTTTCGCAGATAGTTTCCCAATTCTTTAGAAAGCCTTTTCACGATGTCAGGATGCTGTGCACTTAAGTCGTTGCTTTCACCTATATCATTAGGGATATTGAATAACTCTTTCTTACCGGTTCCGTAATAATAAATCAACTTCCAGTCGCCATTGCGAACTGCACAGTTAAAATTGATTCCGGGACCGTCATTCCCCCAGTTATTGGGCATATTCCAGAAAAGACTGCGTCCTTTAGAAGGATTTCCCGTTTGCTTCAATAGGGGAATAAAACTGATCCCGTCTATCGGCTGGACTGTTTTATACTTCTTGATTCCTGCCATTTCGAGAATGCTAGGGTAGAAGTCTTCTATCAATAAGTAATTGTCACATTTGCTACCCGGCTTCACCACTCCCGGCCAACTGACAATCATCGGTTCACGAATACCTCCTTCGTAGGTAGAACCTTTGCCGCTATTCAAAGGATGATTCTGTGTATGTAACTTTCCGTCACGCCAGTAGGATTCGGCTGCAAGTCCTCCGTTATCACTCATAAAAATAATAATTGTATTGTCTGCTTCATCATTTTTCTCCAGCCAGTTCATGAGGTCGCCGAGGCTTTTATCCATTCCTTCGATAAGGGTAGCATAAGCAGCTTCATGGTCGGTCATACCTTTCTTCTTGTATTTATCGTAGAAGCGCATATCTTTATTCAGAGGAACATGGATAGCATATTGAGCCATATACAGATAAAAAGGCTGATTGTATTTTTTGGCTTTGTTTAGTGCCTTGATAGCTTCCTGCGTTAATGCTTCGGTAACAAATGTTTCCGTACCCCAGTATTTTTCAAGTCCGGGGACAGCCATTAGTGAAACTGGTTTTCCGTCTTTGGTATGTCCGTAATTCTCTTCCCCGAGGTAACTGGCAAGTCCTCCGGCAGCGTGTCCGGCGATGTTTACCTCAAATCCCCAATGGTGCGGGTCTTCTCCCGGAGTGTCGATGGAACCGAAATGGGCTTTTCCGCAATGGATAGTATGATAGCCGTTGTCTTTTAGGATTTGTACAAAAGAAGTTCCTACAAAGGTGTTGTTAGTACCGGGTACCTGACTTACTCCGTTATAATTCCAATCAGGGACGGCAAGCTGTTTGTTTTTACGGTCTGTCATGGTGTTTTTTTGTAGCGTCCAGTTGGTTACCCTGTGGCGTGCCGCATTCGTTCCGGTGATGAGGCTGCATCGGGTGGGAGAACTGATGCTACTGGCATACGCTTGAGTGAACATCATTCCCTGACGGGCCAGTCGTTCCATGTTCGGCGTTTCGTATAGTTCGTTGTAATGCGTTTTTTGTGTCCAGAAAGGAAGGGAAGTATCCTGCCAACCCATATCATCTACCATAAAGAGGATGATATTCGGGCGTTTGTCTGTACGCCCTGTCTGAATGTTGCTTTGTGCTTGCAGGCTGGTGGCTGCGAGTGGTACAAGTGCGAGTGGGAATAGTTTCTTTTTATTCATGGGGTAGTTATTAGGTGTTATTTGCAGATTTCTTCTTGTACTTTTTATTTGATATAGTATGTGCTAAAATTGATAATGTCAGGCAATGCAACAGACTCGGGAATGGTTAGTCTTAATGCGCTTGCTTCTATCGGATCAAACTTCTCAATACGTTTATGCCCTACGGATTCTCCGGAACAGACAGGCTGCCATTTCCCATTAACTTTTGCTTCTATCTTATATTGACGGATACGTTCTCCGTTTTTTATATTTTCCTGAATAATGCAGTAATTTACAGTTTGCTTCTTCCCGAGATTCAAAGTCAGGCTCTTTTTTTTCCCTAAAGTTTTCGCTATGGGGGAAGAAAAACGACGGTTTATTTCATCTCCCATTTCTTTCAGTCGTTGCGTATCTCCTATGGGAATCAATCCGGTCGGATCAGGCGTTAATCCGAGGATGAGAGTTGCATTTCTTCCTACTGATTTCTCGTATTTGTCCATTAGTGCATCCAATGGGTAGATGTTATTTTCATCATCCGGTTCCCAAAACCATTCGTGACGCCCGTTTGCTCCACGTAATGGAGTATCTGCCATAGCCGGTACCCAATATTTGCCGTCTTTATCGCCGTGTTTTAATAGTATGTTGTGGTTACGTGCGGGTTCGGTAGCATTACTGTGGCTGTATGGGTAGGGGAAGGTAGACCAACAAGGGTACTCTACTGTACCTGTTTCCGAACCACCCCAACGAAAGTCTGCGCGGTCAACGTTGTGATAAAAAAGACAGTCGGGCTGATATTTATTCACAATAGGTTCTACGTTAGGACCGTCACGGCGTGGATTATCAGCTCCGCCGTCAAACCATATCATATAGAGATCACCATAACGTGTACATAGCTCTGTTACCATGTTCTCGCACAAGCGTTTATACCACGCCTGGCGGTTACGGGCAAATTCTCCTTCGCCTTCAGCTTTGAAGTTATGGATACCCAACAGAGAATTCCAACGGATACCTATATAAATGCCCGGTTGAAGGCCGTATTTATGGCAGGAATTTACAAAATCGCGAACTATATCTCCTTTGCCGTCTTTCCACTTGACAGCTTTCAGGCAATACGGATTGACATCACTTTGCCAAAGTCCGAATCCGGTTTCGTGGGTGGCTGTGAGTACGGCAAATTTGCATCCGGCAGCTTTGGCTGCTTGTACCCATTGATCAGTATTGAGTTCGGTTGGATTAAAAATGTTATAATCTTCAATGGGGGTGATGCGGTTATTGCCTTGTCCGTAGCGGATACCATCGAATACATGCAAGTCGTAATGAAAGACTGCTCCCATTTCGGCTTCATGCCATTTCAGTTGATGAGGCTTGGGGACAGGAATACTCTGCTGTTGCGCAAAACTACA
The nucleotide sequence above comes from Bacteroides caccae. Encoded proteins:
- a CDS encoding TetR/AcrR family transcriptional regulator: MTVSKTKAKLVDVARQLFAKMGVENTTMNDIALASKKGRRTLYTYFKSKDEIYLAVVESELDILSDMMKRVAEKNISPDEKLLEMIYTRLDAVKEVVYRNGTLRAYFFRDIWRVEKVRKKFDAKEVQLFKAVLLEGQAKGVFHIDDVEMTADLIHYCVKGIEVPYIRGHIGAHLDEDTRNKYVANIVFGALHRTEI
- the fabG gene encoding 3-oxoacyl-[acyl-carrier-protein] reductase codes for the protein MGLLDGKTAIVTGAARGIGKAIALKFAAEGANIAFTDLVIDENAENTTKELEAMGVKAKGYASNAANFEDTAKVVEEIHKDFGRIDILVNNAGITRDGLMMRMSEQQWDMVINVNLKSAFNFIHACTPVMMRQKAGSIINMASVVGVHGNAGQANYAASKAGMIALAKSIAQELGSRGIRANAIAPGFILTDMTAALSDEVRAEWAKKIPLRRGGTPEDVANIATFLASDMSSYVSGQVIQVDGGMNM
- a CDS encoding RluA family pseudouridine synthase, yielding MTVVYEDNHIIVVNKTASEIVQADKTGDTPLSETVKQYLKEKYQKPGNVFLGVTHRLDRPVSGLVIFAKTSKALTRLNEMFRAGEVKKTYWAVVKNAPKESEGELVHFLVRNEKQNKSYAYDKEVPNSKKAVLDYRLIGRSENYYLLEVDLKTGRHHQIRCQLAKMGCPIKGDLKYGSPRSNPDGSICLHARRVRFVHPVSKELIELKAPLPEGNLWKGFELF
- a CDS encoding endonuclease/exonuclease/phosphatase family protein produces the protein MKLRSLLLIALVAVVFCGCHSYQPTSITVASYNLRNANGSDSAKGNGWGQRYPVIAKMVQYHDFDIFGTQECFIHQLKDMKEALPGYDYIGVGRDDGKEKGEHSAIFYRTDKFDVIEKGDFWLSETPDVPSKGWDAVLPRICSWGHFKCKDTGFEFLFFNLHMDHIGKKARVESAYLVQDKMKELGKGKELPAILTGDFNVDQTHQSYDAFVSKGVLCDSYEKCDFRYATNGTFNDFDPDSFTESRIDHVFVSPVFKVKRYGVLTDTYRSIRGNGGKKDATDCPEEIDIKAYQARTPSDHFPVKVELVFEGEEQK
- a CDS encoding sulfatase, with the translated sequence MNKKKLFPLALVPLAATSLQAQSNIQTGRTDKRPNIILFMVDDMGWQDTSLPFWTQKTHYNELYETPNMERLARQGMMFTQAYASSISSPTRCSLITGTNAARHRVTNWTLQKNTMTDRKNKQLAVPDWNYNGVSQVPGTNNTFVGTSFVQILKDNGYHTIHCGKAHFGSIDTPGEDPHHWGFEVNIAGHAAGGLASYLGEENYGHTKDGKPVSLMAVPGLEKYWGTETFVTEALTQEAIKALNKAKKYNQPFYLYMAQYAIHVPLNKDMRFYDKYKKKGMTDHEAAYATLIEGMDKSLGDLMNWLEKNDEADNTIIIFMSDNGGLAAESYWRDGKLHTQNHPLNSGKGSTYEGGIREPMIVSWPGVVKPGSKCDNYLLIEDFYPSILEMAGIKKYKTVQPIDGISFIPLLKQTGNPSKGRSLFWNMPNNWGNDGPGINFNCAVRNGDWKLIYYYGTGKKELFNIPNDIGESNDLSAQHPDIVKRLSKELGNYLRKVDAQRPTFKATGQPCPWPDEKK
- a CDS encoding alpha-L-fucosidase; the protein is MKKFNFICLSILYSICSFAQQQSIPVPKPHQLKWHEAEMGAVFHYDLHVFDGIRYGQGNNRITPIEDYNIFNPTELNTDQWVQAAKAAGCKFAVLTATHETGFGLWQSDVNPYCLKAVKWKDGKGDIVRDFVNSCHKYGLQPGIYIGIRWNSLLGIHNFKAEGEGEFARNRQAWYKRLCENMVTELCTRYGDLYMIWFDGGADNPRRDGPNVEPIVNKYQPDCLFYHNVDRADFRWGGSETGTVEYPCWSTFPYPYSHSNATEPARNHNILLKHGDKDGKYWVPAMADTPLRGANGRHEWFWEPDDENNIYPLDALMDKYEKSVGRNATLILGLTPDPTGLIPIGDTQRLKEMGDEINRRFSSPIAKTLGKKKSLTLNLGKKQTVNYCIIQENIKNGERIRQYKIEAKVNGKWQPVCSGESVGHKRIEKFDPIEASALRLTIPESVALPDIINFSTYYIK